From Pedobacter indicus, a single genomic window includes:
- a CDS encoding UbiA family prenyltransferase, which produces MAQVGLTYLLLGAPVDYFAVFFTGCGTLFLYNFSMIMARPANPMSSPHRRVHWIYSHYRLVLGLSAGALLLMAPLMFTFEFRTLTVLFFTGLIAISYNRPVLKKLSNLRDVPGAKLFIISLVWTLSCVYVPIVELNSTGYFVSGTDTLLLAAKRFLFITAITIPFDIRDLFQDQKYNLKTLPVLLGGKKSLLFCQTLLVLYIIILLIFVDRISIATIGLILVTLITGWLIFKSKWEKNEYFYFLFLDGTLALQFLSVWSLQSLTRSL; this is translated from the coding sequence ATGGCTCAGGTAGGATTAACGTACTTACTCTTAGGTGCGCCTGTCGATTACTTTGCTGTTTTCTTTACGGGTTGCGGCACATTATTTCTCTATAACTTCAGCATGATTATGGCACGACCGGCAAATCCAATGTCGTCACCTCATCGGCGTGTACATTGGATTTACTCCCATTATCGGCTCGTACTTGGCCTAAGCGCCGGTGCCCTGCTTCTGATGGCTCCCTTAATGTTTACGTTTGAGTTCCGGACATTGACGGTGCTCTTTTTTACGGGGCTTATTGCTATTTCCTACAATCGCCCGGTATTAAAAAAACTATCTAATCTACGAGATGTGCCGGGTGCCAAATTATTTATTATTTCCTTGGTATGGACTCTTAGCTGTGTTTATGTGCCTATCGTTGAATTAAATTCTACCGGCTATTTCGTGTCGGGCACCGATACACTTTTGTTAGCGGCAAAGCGCTTCCTGTTTATTACGGCGATAACCATTCCCTTCGATATTCGCGATTTATTCCAAGATCAGAAATATAATCTAAAAACCCTGCCCGTGTTACTGGGCGGCAAAAAATCGCTTCTATTCTGCCAAACTTTGTTAGTTCTCTACATTATCATTTTACTGATTTTTGTTGACAGAATTTCCATCGCGACAATTGGTTTGATCCTCGTTACGCTTATCACGGGCTGGCTTATATTCAAATCGAAATGGGAGAAGAATGAATACTTTTATTTTCTATTCCTAGACGGCACGTTGGCCCTCCAATTCCTTAGCGTTTGGAGCCTTCAATCACTAACCCGCAGCTTGTAG
- a CDS encoding NAD(P)-dependent oxidoreductase, protein MNKVDFRLLIVDDIHEIFLNIVEKAGIQVDYQPHIQPEQAEGIIGKYHGLIVRSKFKVDAGFLDKGVKLKVIGRAGAGVDNIDVAYAESKNIRLVSAPEGNCDAVAEHMLGMLLTLFNKITCADREVREAKWQREENRGIELSGRTVGLVGYGNNGQAMARKLSGFDVEILAYDKYKSGFGSHLVKESTMEELFSRVDVLSLHIPLTTETRFMVNHSYLQKFKKPIFFLNGARGEIVDIEALIWAIENKTVLGACLDVLPVEKAGELQGTQWFSKIANLQNVVLTPHVAGWSVESYYKISKVLAEKIVDSYMDLQAAG, encoded by the coding sequence ATGAATAAAGTTGATTTTAGACTATTGATAGTTGATGACATACATGAAATATTTCTGAATATCGTTGAAAAGGCGGGCATTCAGGTAGATTACCAACCTCATATTCAACCAGAACAAGCGGAGGGTATTATTGGAAAGTATCACGGCCTGATCGTTCGTTCGAAATTTAAAGTAGATGCCGGGTTTTTGGATAAGGGGGTGAAGCTCAAAGTTATTGGGCGGGCCGGAGCCGGAGTCGACAACATTGATGTCGCTTATGCAGAGTCAAAAAATATCCGATTAGTTTCTGCTCCAGAGGGCAACTGTGATGCTGTTGCTGAACATATGCTAGGTATGTTACTGACTTTATTTAATAAAATAACATGTGCTGATAGAGAAGTGCGGGAGGCGAAATGGCAGCGAGAAGAAAACAGAGGGATTGAGTTGTCCGGGCGGACTGTAGGTTTAGTAGGCTATGGGAATAACGGACAAGCTATGGCTCGAAAGTTAAGTGGTTTTGACGTTGAGATTTTAGCCTATGACAAGTATAAATCTGGGTTCGGTAGCCACCTGGTTAAAGAGTCTACGATGGAAGAGTTATTTAGTCGGGTGGATGTGCTTAGTCTGCACATCCCACTTACAACAGAGACAAGGTTTATGGTTAATCATAGCTATCTTCAGAAGTTTAAGAAACCCATTTTTTTCCTAAATGGAGCCCGAGGAGAGATAGTTGATATAGAGGCTCTTATTTGGGCTATTGAAAATAAAACAGTTCTCGGAGCATGTCTAGATGTGCTGCCGGTAGAGAAAGCAGGTGAGCTTCAGGGTACGCAATGGTTTTCCAAAATAGCTAACCTTCAAAATGTTGTTCTGACACCCCATGTAGCTGGGTGGTCGGTTGAATCGTACTACAAAATATCGAAAGTCCTTGCCGAAAAGATTGTTGACAGCTATATGGATCTACAAGCTGCGGGTTAG